A segment of the Mercurialis annua linkage group LG4, ddMerAnnu1.2, whole genome shotgun sequence genome:
tatttttttgagagaaaacGAAGCTCGTAATTAGGGGTAATAGCTTTGAAAGAAATAAGTTATAGGAGACATTTTCACACACTCCTAAAAGACTTCACCCTCATCCACTCTCTTTCTGTTGAAAATTATAAAGTGAACCTTAAGTAGAGAAGAAATCAGACTCCATTTACCGGCTTCTTTCCACCCGCAGTTTCTGAGATATCTTATCTCTCTTACCATAGTCCCCAAATAGTAATTTATGACCAAACCCCCCCTAAATTCTAATTGAAATAACACTCAAGTCTTCTCCATCAATTTTACACTAACACTGTTACTAAATACTGTTACAGCAAAGTGAAAGGTCTACCAAAGCTCAAACTTTATGGCTGTGAAACATACAATGCATATGAACACTAAAAAACAGTCCAAAATACAGACTTTGAAATATGAAAATGGAGTAGCAACATCAATAAAGTCTACTAAACACGTAGCAAAGAGTAAcgattcttttatgcattcttTTCATTTATGGTTTCAAAATAACACTGTCAATGTATATTGGCATGCATATCCAGAGTGCATGAACACGTCATTCGTAAAAGTAACACGCAAAAATGCCTCAGGTCTCTATCTATAGCATACACATAGAACTTTATAGACATGGAGATAATTAAACATCATAACtaaatgaatataaattaaaagttgaaAGAAGTCTCACTTTCTACATCGTAAGCAGCCCATATAATGTTGGTTGTTACTCATGAAAGACCGCCAATTCAATAAAGAAACAAGTTTTTCTCTGAAGTTGCGCCTTTCTACTGTTTTTCTTAATCTCTGCACAGAATCTGAAGATTAGAGCAGAGCCTGAAAGTTCAAATATATCTATCTTGCAACTAATGAACAAAGAATAATGCATACCTGACATGATGGAAGCCTTTGAGATTTATACTGGCAGATCTATTCGATTTCTGATGCTTCTACGGAGACCTCTTGAAGTGATTTATGAGAGATAAAATTATTCAGTATCATATTCCAGTGTCTACTTTATGGTAACGCGGTATAAAGAACACAGCTCGTGAACCCTCCTTATTCCTTAAATGGATAAGCTATGAACTATTTACTTCTCCGATGAGGCACCAACTAGAGTATCACCATTCAgtgtcaaaaacaaaaaaatgatggCAGAAAATGTAAACCAATTGTCTCTGACCCATGCAAATTAACTTCTTGTTAGCACCagcaaaaaatataatttaaaacaataatgaCAACAGCACAAAGCTAATCACATCTTCTTGTTAATTTTAGCAACTTCAGAACATTCTCATAAACGATAAATGTTATTGAAGCAGCAGGAACATTTTTCAGAAGACTTGGCACGATGCCCTTGTAGAAACCTCGAAACCCTTCAAACCTGAAAATCGCAGTAGGAAATAAAACAACAAGGGAGCAAAATAGCAGATCAAAGTAAAATATACATTTATGATCAAAGTAGCATCTGCCATCTGCCATTTCAGACCAGAGAAAGTATAGCATATGGGCAGCAagcaaaaacatttaaatttactagtattcattaaaaaattcaatatgaattttaatattttggaaAGAGAGACATCAGGTGCTATAGTAATTACTAATTAGCAAGCCCATTTCATTTTTCCCGTAAATCCAACTTATCACAACCTCTCCTGATACTCATAAAGATTCAGTTAAAATAATCATCATATGCCtaatatcaataaaataatagttgttATCAAAGAAGTGTCATAATGAAATATAAAGAAAAGGTAAATatactttgttttgtttgttgcTGAACAAATGATAACCTTTTAACCATACTTAAGGCTAAATTTACCCCAATTGATTGTTGAGCACCAAGTATCAAAGAAGAGGTCACAAGATCAAACACGCAATGGGTTGAAAAGGACTAAGAGTATGTTTATTAGTAACCTAAGAGAAGTTTATCCGACCTTGCAGTTTCCTTCACAACATGCCAGCTATCCATATATTTGGGAACTCCATCCACACTAGGTCGTTGCTGTATAAGTGGCACAAAAAAGgaatcaaaaaacaaatctaaggtCTCGTCGTCAAGAGCAAAGACAATAAACAAGTTGTTCTATAACCAAAGGCCGAATTACATTTTCAACTCTACAAACTGTAAGTTGTTAAATAATTTGAGTTAGCCTCTCCTAAATTTTTAGATATCCTTTAGCTCctgttgtttttataaaaaagtttattattatcttaaaataaGTCAACTTAAGCGCCCTCAAATGCATAGCTAGTTCCGCCCTACAACTCTAATAAACACAATCCTTGAAAAACGATGAAAAACTATAATATGTCCCAAGCCTTTAGGCATGGTATAACAATGTTTGTCTTTTATATTTAACAGTTGGAAATAAATATCAACATGATAGAGCATCATATGTCCAAGATGACCGCCCAAAATAGAATCTCTCTCGGATTAATATCCTGCTGGGTAAGTCCCCAAACTGATGATAAGTCTCGTAAGGAGAGTAGAGCTAACCCTTGATGTTAGCTCATTGTTCCAGTATACAAAAAAGAAATAGACAAATATATATAGCAATAGTCATACCTGCAACCGAGCTCGAATAACctgaaaaattagataaatcACCAACCtacattaaatataatattcaactaacaaataacaaattaacTAACAAATAAACGCCTTGCACACCAAGGAGAATGCTTACCTGAAATGGGTATGTCAAAATAATGGCAATAACTTTAGATGAACCCCCAAGAACCGCAAAATCAACTGAATTCTATGTAAGAAAATGCTAGTTAGTACAGCAgtagcatatatatatatagttttttcCTCATGATTcatgaatataaaaataatacttccgtagaattgtccactttgtTTTTACCAAACATTTTAAGAAAAcagaattaatattataattttttacaaatttatctctatttttcctactatacccttatttaatactATCAAGTATCACTCATTTACTTCTTTGGGATGATAGCAAAAAGTTCTAGTTAATTATTGGACTTTAAATTAGGACGACATATgagaattaattttaaagatcGTAATTTACTAGAAATGGGCAAGAATTTTAGGACAAAAAGATGGGGAAAATGGACAGTTCtattaggacggagggagtataaaacaGAAAGAAAGCAATTAATATAAGCAACCGACCACACGAAAATTGACGACTTAAGTCCCAATAAGATAGCGTTGCATTTATTTAACAAATGATACCCATTTTCTCAGGGCCAATAGAGcttttacaaaacaattattctgaaaaaaaaaactatgctCCATTTGGTTAACTTGCTAAAGTTATTTTTTtggtgataaaaaaatatttggcaGTTAACCAAAAAAAACCCTAGGGATAACATCCATATATAGAGCACAAAAACTCAAagtaataatcaaataattgaattaaaaaatcaaaaggcCCTCGTTTCttctcttattttttatttgctgCATCAGAACATCAAGATATGAACAAAGATTGTGCAAAAGAGTGTCAGGTTGCACTGGTCTTGCTTACCAAGTCTTATATCTGGCCCATTGTAAGAATCATTCCACATTTCATAGACGACAACCTCAGACATCAGGGATGTTTTACAGAGTGTTCACAAGTCTAAAATCCAAAATGGCCATCTGTTTGAAATGTTCCTCATTCCTTTCCCTGTTCATCTTATTCTAAATCTTATGCACTAAATTGAATTCCCATGCTATTTAAAATAGGAGGAAGGACAGAGCAGCAGTTTGTTTGTAGGCTTAGTTAGTTTCAAGTCCTAGTTTTCTGGTGGTCTAAGAAGAATTTCCCTTAGGTTTTAACTCCTTTTAACTTAAAAAGATATAATTGAGTTCTTAATTGAGATCATTGGATTCTCTCTCAAGTTAAGCCATTCTTTCAGAAAGTAAAAATAACTCAATAAGGTTGGGAAAACTAATTCAAATTGCGATTTTCTCAATTGATCATCCAACAACCAGGTTACTGAGTGAGCCATATGCCTCCAGCATTTACGCTGTTGTATACAATTCAAGCATGAAAAGCATGTCTTGGATAGATTCTTTGTCTTATCAATAGGTACAGGCGTACAGCATACAACTCTCATCCTCACCCTCACCCCCAACCCAAAAATACAAATCACAAACCAAGGCACAGACAGACACCAAAAAGATGTCGATGCCAGAGGCTGTTCCCTCCACCAGAACCAGGAATTTGCTAATACTGTTTAAATTAATGGGATACATACCAATATATCAGAGTCGGAACTTCTAGGGttgctttttctatctttacatTTATAGTCAACGATAACTTTACGAAATTCCTCATATGCTGTGAACTGAATACCACCGTGAGAAACCTGCTGAAGCCACAAAATCATGTAGTCATGAAAGTGAACATATGAAGAAGCAACGCTAAATCATGGCTGATAAAGATGTCATGTAAACATTCAAAAATAATCTCTAATGCGTCGCGCCATTTACTTTGCAACTTTATCCCACATATACATACAATTGGTTGTCCAAATGTCAGTTGGGTTCAATTTTGTTGGTTTgtgcttttcagatttgaatgGTCTTTTGCAGAAATGAGATATGCTTTTGTGTGTACTGCGTGTATATAATACATCTGATGCAACAAACTCTATAAGATTTATTTCAACCCAATTCCCAAAATAATAACAAGGGATAATTACTAAAAACTCCTTGAAGCTAGATCAAATTAACTAAGTCCCACTTCAcatttaaaagatataaaaaagaaTCCGGTTGATCAAATTCATTAATATCACCCATGTCAATTACATAAGTTAGTTGACTTAGTCAaaggataaaatttattttaattcctatttttattttaaaaaaaggatTGACATGAAACTTCATGGTTTATGTATACAACCATATGACATGAGAGTGCTTAAGGTCCaaggcattaatattttaattgacaaGGAGAGTTGCTTTTAATGGCTATAGCTGAAGCTTCCAATCAATCAATCACTGtaataaatttattgatttaagcaatCAAACCATGTCCTGTGAAGAACTAGTTATTGTACTTTCAAttctcatcttcttcaattaATTGAATTAGTATTAGTGAACTAGTACTtagatttattaaataattatatttgaattacttaaattacttaaaattagaAGTTTTAAACTTGTATTTTGGTAAGCCTAATCGCTTAagtatttatcctaattaataattaactattgaattttcagtttttgACAGCCTACTTGCTCTATTCTTAGTCAGTTAGTCTTGAATAGAAGGATTTAATTAACCCACATCATTGAGTACTCAAGCTGTGTCTATGAatataaaatatgtaaagtGATTACAATAAAAACAAGGTGAGAAAAGCTCCAAAAACTAACCAGTAAAAGACCGGGAACAAATCCTTTATAAAGTGCTCTCCATCCTTCCTGTCTCATTATAGTTTTCAATGCATCTGAAAATTAAATGGATAAAGAAAATTGCATATATCAAAAGCAACAACCAAGAAGCACAAAATAAACAACTGCAGCAAAATTTTGTTTCATCTCATGCATTTGAATAACAATAGTTATTGACTTCATCTTAATATGCATGTGCAAGAAATAAAAGTTCTCACCCACAAATATGCAAAACTTTTAACTAGCTTGCACAGTCAATCAAGCCAACGAGAATGAAATAATCTAATACCCAAATAAAAGATCTAGAAAAAGGATAAGGTTAAACACATAGCATTAGAAACCAATATGGCCCTAAACCAGTCTTGTTCTGAGACGAAAAATTATGATGATTAATGCTATAGAAAGGGAATGAACGTAACTATTCATTAACATTCAGAGTCAAAGTTGATAATGACTCACTGGGAAAAGATAGAGCACATTAATAGCAGGTTATATAAGATGCAGAGCAGACCATAAAGCCCGGAATATGGTT
Coding sequences within it:
- the LOC126677653 gene encoding folate transporter 1, chloroplastic isoform X1; protein product: MSTTVKSHSNWQWETATAGAVAGFATVAATHPLDVVRTRFQVNDGRVSNFHTYKNTGQAIFSIARFEGLKGLYAGFLPSVLGSTISWGLYFFFYGRAKQRYSKHREEMLSPGLHLASAAEAGALVCLCTNPIWLVKTRMQLQTPLHQIQPYSGLYDALKTIMRQEGWRALYKGFVPGLLLQVSHGGIQFTAYEEFRKVIVDYKCKDRKSNPRSSDSDILNSVDFAVLGGSSKVIAIILTYPFQVIRARLQQRPSVDGVPKYMDSWHVVKETARFEGFRGFYKGIVPSLLKNVPAASITFIVYENVLKLLKLTRRCD
- the LOC126677653 gene encoding folate transporter 1, chloroplastic isoform X2, which translates into the protein MSTTVKSHSNWQWETATAGAVAGFATVAATHPLDVVRTRFQVNDGRVSNFHTYKNTGQAIFSIARFEGLKGLYAGFLPSVLGSTISWGLYFFFYGRAKQRYSKHREEMLSPGLHLASAAEAGALVCLCTNPIWLVKTRMQLQTPLHQIQPYSGLYDALKTIMRQEGWRALYKGFVPGLLLVSHGGIQFTAYEEFRKVIVDYKCKDRKSNPRSSDSDILNSVDFAVLGGSSKVIAIILTYPFQVIRARLQQRPSVDGVPKYMDSWHVVKETARFEGFRGFYKGIVPSLLKNVPAASITFIVYENVLKLLKLTRRCD